In Mammaliicoccus sp. Marseille-Q6498, the genomic stretch TTAACTTTTGGTATTAAAAAAGGCATCGAAAGAGCAAATAATATTTTAATGCCATTGTTATTTATATTTTTTATCATTTTAGTTATAAGAGGTATCACTTTAGATGGTGCTTCAGAAGGATTGTCATTCTTCTTTAAATTTAATTTTGAAGATTTTAGTGCTGAAGGTGTATTATACGCACTTGGACAGTCGTTCTTTTCATTAGCGGTTGGCTTTTCATGTATGGTTACATATAGTTCTTATTTAAGTAAAAAAGAAAGCTTGCCTACTTCCGCAGCAACCGTATCCGTTATGAATATTGTCGTATCGATTTTAGCAGGTATGGCTATATTCCCAGTCGTATATGCATTTTCATTAGAACCGACACAAGGACCAGGCTTATTATTTATCGTCTTACCAAATGTGTTTAGCCAAATGGCATTCGGTTCCATATTCTTAACGCTATTTTTACTATTATTCTTATTCGCGACACTCACATCATCATTCAGTCAGTTTGAAATTATTATTTCAGCACTAGAAAAAGATGGCAAGAGATCAAGAACGAAAATAGTTTGGGTATTAGGACTACTTACATTTATCGCATGTATACCATCTTCATTATCTTACGGTGTACTTTCCGATGTCTCGATATTTGGTAAATCCATATTCGATGCTACAGATTATTTAGTCAGCAATATATTGTTACCGATAGGGTGTTTACTCATTGCTATCTTCATTTCATTTAGAATGGACCAAGCAATCGTTAAACAAGAATTCCAAATGGGAAATCACTTATCAACAAGATGGTTTAAATTATGGAAATTTCTAATGAGGTATATTATACCAATCATTATCATTATCGTATTTATATTTTCGTTATAAGCAATATCATATTTATATAAAAATCAGGGCCGAGACTTTTATATCTCGACCTTGATTTTTTTGA encodes the following:
- a CDS encoding sodium-dependent transporter; the protein is MSKQRDQWSSKLGFIMASAGAAIGIGAIWKFPYVAGQFGGGAFLLLFIIFTLFIGLPLLISEFIIGRSTNKEAVSAYDTLAPKSPWRLTGRLGVIGCFLLLSFYSVVGGWITIYTLMGLTGNIMSDDANYGKMFEQIIGQPFLILSGVFIFILMNVIVLTFGIKKGIERANNILMPLLFIFFIILVIRGITLDGASEGLSFFFKFNFEDFSAEGVLYALGQSFFSLAVGFSCMVTYSSYLSKKESLPTSAATVSVMNIVVSILAGMAIFPVVYAFSLEPTQGPGLLFIVLPNVFSQMAFGSIFLTLFLLLFLFATLTSSFSQFEIIISALEKDGKRSRTKIVWVLGLLTFIACIPSSLSYGVLSDVSIFGKSIFDATDYLVSNILLPIGCLLIAIFISFRMDQAIVKQEFQMGNHLSTRWFKLWKFLMRYIIPIIIIIVFIFSL